In Sinorhizobium numidicum, the following proteins share a genomic window:
- a CDS encoding TIGR02186 family protein: protein MLSRVRFSLLAVVLAVAAPAAAQRQQEVSVFSEKLEIGISTDEIAITSDFRGADLTIFGAVDGFDANLLAQGKYNIIVTLEGPKDNATVRKKQRVFGIWVNTSSMTFELVPESYSLSSTRDIETIAPPGEMGNMGIGVDHMRLVPLGFVGDGSNLGEFRNAFRRIRETSGVYQRDPGGVQFISSSLFKASVRLPANVPNGVHVVRAYLFRDGVFVAAKALPLRVVKTGLEQAITQAAHQQPLIYGLLAVMLAVITGWGASLLFRKE from the coding sequence ATGCTGTCGCGCGTTCGCTTCTCCCTGCTTGCTGTCGTTCTGGCGGTCGCCGCACCGGCGGCGGCACAGCGGCAGCAGGAGGTTTCGGTGTTCAGCGAAAAGCTGGAGATCGGCATCTCGACGGACGAGATCGCCATCACCTCCGATTTCCGCGGCGCCGACCTGACGATCTTCGGCGCCGTCGACGGCTTCGACGCCAATCTTCTCGCCCAGGGCAAATACAACATCATCGTCACCCTCGAGGGGCCGAAGGACAATGCGACGGTGCGCAAGAAGCAGCGCGTCTTCGGCATCTGGGTCAACACCAGCTCGATGACCTTCGAACTGGTGCCGGAATCCTATTCGCTGTCGAGCACGCGCGACATCGAGACGATCGCGCCGCCGGGCGAGATGGGCAATATGGGCATCGGCGTCGACCACATGCGGCTGGTGCCGTTGGGCTTCGTCGGCGACGGCAGCAATCTCGGCGAGTTCCGCAATGCCTTCCGCCGCATCCGCGAGACGAGCGGCGTCTATCAGCGCGATCCCGGCGGCGTGCAATTCATCAGTTCGAGCCTGTTCAAGGCATCGGTGCGGCTGCCGGCCAATGTGCCGAACGGCGTCCATGTCGTGCGCGCCTATCTCTTCCGCGACGGCGTCTTCGTCGCCGCCAAGGCGCTGCCGCTGCGGGTGGTCAAGACCGGCCTCGAACAGGCGATCACCCAGGCGGCGCATCAGCAGCCGCTGATCTACGGCCTGCTCGCGGTGATGCTGGCGGTGATCACCGGCTGGGGCGCCAGCCTGCTCTTCCGCAAGGAATAG
- a CDS encoding SulP family inorganic anion transporter, whose translation MTFKVASYKREWFSNIRADVLSGVVVALALIPEAIGFSVIAGVDPKVGLFASFAIACVSAFAGGRPGMISAATAATAVLMITLVKEHGLEYLFAATLLMGLVQIGAGFLKLGRVMRFVSRSVITGFVNALAILIFMAQLPELIGVPQVTYAMIAAGLAIIYLFPYVTKAIPSPLVAIVVLTGIAYWSGMDIRTVSDLGELPSSLPVLALPQVPFTFETLQIILPYSVALAAVGLLESLLTAQIVDDMTDTTSNKSQECIGQGASNIASGLIGGMGGCAMIGQSVINVASGGRGRLSTFVAGAFLLFLILVLDDLVRIIPMAALVAVMIMVSIGTFSWRSILDLRRNPLPSSIVMLATVVTTVGTHDLAKGVLVGVLLSGVFFAGKVARLFHVRSTLREGEKVRTYHVDGEIFFASTEAFIAAFDFAEPLDGVVIDVREAHLWDITAVGALDKVVLKYRRNGIKVEVIGLNEASAHMLDRFAVHDKGDGAAVTASEH comes from the coding sequence ATGACATTCAAAGTTGCCAGCTATAAACGCGAATGGTTCTCCAACATCCGTGCCGATGTCTTGTCAGGTGTTGTCGTTGCGCTCGCCTTGATACCTGAAGCGATCGGCTTTTCCGTTATAGCCGGCGTCGATCCGAAGGTCGGGTTGTTTGCCTCCTTCGCGATCGCCTGCGTTTCCGCCTTCGCCGGCGGCCGACCCGGAATGATTTCGGCGGCAACCGCCGCAACCGCGGTCCTGATGATCACCCTCGTCAAGGAACACGGGCTTGAATATCTGTTTGCCGCCACGTTGCTGATGGGCCTGGTCCAGATCGGGGCCGGTTTCTTGAAGCTCGGCCGGGTCATGCGCTTTGTTTCCCGGTCGGTCATCACCGGCTTCGTCAACGCGCTCGCCATCCTTATCTTCATGGCGCAGCTTCCGGAGCTCATCGGCGTCCCGCAGGTCACCTACGCGATGATCGCCGCCGGCCTGGCGATCATCTACCTCTTTCCATATGTTACGAAGGCGATACCATCCCCTCTGGTCGCCATAGTTGTACTGACCGGCATTGCCTATTGGAGCGGAATGGACATTCGCACCGTCAGCGATCTCGGCGAGCTGCCTTCGAGCTTGCCGGTCCTCGCTTTGCCGCAGGTGCCGTTCACATTCGAAACGCTCCAGATCATCTTGCCTTACTCGGTCGCCCTCGCCGCGGTCGGACTGCTCGAATCCTTGCTGACGGCTCAGATCGTCGACGACATGACCGACACGACGAGCAACAAGAGCCAGGAATGCATAGGCCAGGGGGCGAGCAATATCGCGTCTGGCCTCATTGGCGGCATGGGCGGCTGTGCGATGATTGGCCAGTCGGTCATCAACGTCGCCTCCGGTGGACGCGGACGTCTCTCTACTTTCGTGGCAGGCGCGTTCCTTCTGTTCTTGATCCTGGTCCTGGACGATCTGGTCCGTATCATTCCGATGGCGGCACTCGTTGCCGTCATGATCATGGTGTCGATCGGCACCTTCTCCTGGCGGTCGATTCTCGATCTGCGGCGCAACCCGCTGCCTTCCTCGATCGTGATGCTGGCCACGGTCGTAACCACGGTGGGGACGCATGACCTCGCCAAGGGCGTACTGGTTGGCGTTCTGCTCTCCGGCGTGTTCTTCGCCGGTAAAGTCGCGCGGCTCTTCCACGTGCGGTCGACGCTCCGTGAAGGCGAAAAGGTGCGCACCTACCATGTCGACGGCGAGATATTCTTTGCTTCCACGGAGGCCTTTATCGCCGCCTTTGATTTTGCTGAGCCTCTGGACGGAGTCGTCATCGACGTGCGTGAAGCGCATCTCTGGGATATCACGGCTGTCGGTGCGCTTGATAAAGTCGTCCTCAAATATCGCCGCAACGGCATCAAGGTGGAGGTCATCGGCCTCAATGAAGCGAGTGCCCATATGCTCGATCGCTTCGCCGTGCATGACAAAGGCGATGGAGCGGCGGTAACCGCATCTGAGCATTGA
- a CDS encoding sigma-54-dependent transcriptional regulator produces the protein MPIEVVGSARDISADPEFGPWLAQASILVVDDEPGMRNFLARTLGPRCKKLDVAADTEEASSKLDQQHFDVVILDNIMPRKNGVEWLAEQRAIGFFADAILMTAYADLDTAIQAMRAGAMDFILKPFRSNQLLNAVARCLDRMRLQRENYVLRYELKATSDHILLRDRLIGESAAIARVRETIARVAPLPTSVLLTGQSGTGKEVAARSLHMLSERSSKPFVPVNCGAIPADMIESELFGHIKGAFTGAERSRDGLFLHAQGGTLFLDEISEMPLATQSKLLRVLEDRKVRPVGAEREVPVDLRFVFATNSELEKDVQAGRFRADLFYRINVMQIHLPPLKERQGDAVELASLFMKKLSVQLGMPTVPIDEAAQHALSVYDWPGNVRELRNLIERTLILGRFPEGFGSSAVPAGEANGIALADVERRHIVSVLADCGGQRNEAARVLGISRKTIDRKLAAWDG, from the coding sequence GTGCCGATAGAGGTTGTGGGCAGCGCACGCGATATCTCCGCCGACCCGGAATTCGGGCCGTGGCTGGCCCAGGCATCTATCCTGGTCGTCGATGACGAACCGGGGATGCGTAACTTCCTTGCACGAACGCTCGGTCCTCGCTGCAAAAAGCTGGACGTCGCCGCAGATACCGAGGAGGCTTCGAGCAAGCTGGACCAGCAGCATTTCGACGTGGTCATTCTGGACAACATCATGCCTCGCAAGAATGGCGTCGAATGGCTTGCCGAGCAGCGGGCGATCGGCTTCTTCGCCGATGCTATCCTGATGACGGCATATGCGGACCTGGATACCGCAATCCAGGCGATGCGTGCCGGCGCGATGGACTTCATTCTCAAGCCTTTTCGCTCGAACCAGTTGCTCAACGCCGTCGCGCGGTGTCTCGACCGAATGAGACTGCAGCGCGAGAACTACGTCCTGCGATACGAGCTTAAGGCCACGTCGGACCACATCCTGCTGCGCGACAGGCTGATCGGCGAATCGGCCGCCATTGCACGGGTACGCGAGACGATCGCCCGCGTGGCGCCCTTGCCGACCTCAGTCCTCCTGACCGGACAATCAGGCACCGGTAAGGAAGTCGCCGCCCGTTCGCTACATATGCTTTCGGAGCGGTCTTCCAAGCCGTTCGTGCCGGTCAACTGCGGCGCCATTCCCGCAGACATGATCGAGAGCGAGTTGTTTGGTCACATCAAGGGCGCGTTCACCGGCGCGGAGCGGAGCCGCGACGGCCTCTTTCTTCACGCGCAAGGCGGCACCCTCTTTCTCGATGAGATCAGCGAAATGCCGCTTGCGACGCAAAGCAAGCTGTTGCGTGTGCTTGAGGACCGGAAGGTGCGGCCGGTTGGTGCCGAGCGCGAGGTTCCGGTCGACCTGCGCTTCGTCTTCGCGACCAATTCCGAGCTGGAGAAGGATGTCCAGGCTGGCCGCTTCCGGGCGGACCTGTTCTACCGCATCAACGTTATGCAGATCCACCTGCCCCCGCTCAAGGAGCGTCAGGGCGATGCCGTCGAACTCGCTTCGCTTTTCATGAAGAAACTCTCCGTGCAGCTGGGAATGCCGACCGTGCCGATCGACGAGGCGGCGCAGCATGCGCTTTCGGTCTATGATTGGCCGGGCAACGTGCGCGAGTTGCGCAATCTCATCGAAAGAACTCTGATCCTGGGCCGTTTCCCGGAAGGCTTCGGATCCAGCGCTGTGCCCGCAGGTGAAGCCAACGGCATTGCATTGGCCGACGTGGAACGGCGGCACATCGTGTCCGTGCTCGCCGATTGCGGAGGGCAGCGCAACGAGGCCGCGCGTGTGCTCGGCATCTCCCGCAAGACGATCGACCGCAAACTGGCGGCTTGGGATGGCTGA
- a CDS encoding sensor histidine kinase: MADPPATAVERPARSVRHRLLAIALLPMLVILPLLLGVTIYRWDAKFDAMLISKVNGDLTIAHQYLSRILENTGEHIEALGGSARYRDVAASSRLPLDLFLSESKKRLELDFLYVIDADGNVLASAAASTQSMLRNDWPVIVSAIDGRSSTAIDIFAHTDLNRLSPDLAARARLPLVNTPNAQPTDRKEESRGMVIHSASPISIEGGRKAILVGGILLNQNLLFIDTINDLVYREASLPAGSQGTATLFLDDVRISTNVRLFEDRRALGTRVSRAVRSAVLEHGRIWLDSAFVVNDWYISAYEPLVDSHGNRVGMLYVGFLQAPFTAAKIQTVLTIAIAFLTIAAASVPIFLRWAQGIFQPLERMNATIAKVESGDLRARTGPVDSRDEIGRVAVHLDNLLDQIEQRDQELRQWNQELNTRVDERTRELQLANRRLEATTKQLIMSEKLAAIGEITAGVAHEINNPIAVMQGNLEVIRSVIGEHAELASTEFQLLDEQIRRISQIVTKLLQFAKPEEFAGFVERYLPGKVIADCLPLVKHLLAKADIEVRLEDQATRFVFMNRTELQQVMVNLIVNAIHAMPDGGTLTLSARDADWDRSSGVEIVVRDTGVGMEQDVAARVFDPFFTTKRQDGTGLGLSISQTLVTRQGGSISVETGPGKGAAFSIWLPEAA; this comes from the coding sequence ATGGCTGATCCGCCGGCCACGGCGGTCGAGCGGCCGGCGCGCTCGGTGCGCCATCGGCTGCTTGCCATTGCGCTGCTGCCTATGCTCGTCATTCTGCCGCTTCTGCTGGGCGTCACCATCTATCGCTGGGACGCCAAATTCGACGCAATGCTGATCTCGAAGGTTAATGGTGACCTGACGATCGCCCATCAGTATCTCTCGCGCATTCTGGAAAATACCGGCGAGCATATCGAGGCGCTTGGAGGATCGGCTCGATACCGTGACGTGGCCGCATCGAGCCGCCTCCCGCTCGATTTGTTTCTCAGCGAGAGCAAGAAGCGGCTTGAGCTGGATTTCCTCTATGTCATCGACGCTGACGGGAATGTGCTCGCCTCGGCGGCCGCGAGCACGCAATCCATGTTGCGCAACGATTGGCCGGTGATCGTAAGTGCAATAGATGGTCGCTCCTCCACGGCTATCGACATCTTCGCCCATACCGATCTCAACAGGCTGTCGCCCGATCTCGCCGCACGAGCGCGGTTGCCGCTCGTCAATACGCCCAACGCGCAGCCGACCGACCGGAAGGAAGAGAGCCGCGGCATGGTCATCCATAGTGCCAGCCCGATAAGCATCGAGGGCGGGCGCAAGGCGATACTTGTCGGCGGCATCCTTCTCAACCAGAACCTCCTCTTCATCGATACGATCAACGACCTCGTCTATCGCGAAGCGAGCCTGCCCGCAGGCAGCCAAGGAACGGCGACGCTCTTTCTCGACGATGTCCGTATCAGCACCAATGTTCGTCTCTTCGAGGACCGCCGCGCCCTCGGAACGCGTGTCTCGCGAGCGGTGCGCTCTGCCGTCCTCGAACACGGGCGGATCTGGCTCGACAGCGCCTTCGTCGTCAACGACTGGTACATCTCCGCTTACGAGCCACTCGTCGATAGCCATGGCAACCGGGTGGGAATGCTCTATGTCGGTTTTCTGCAGGCGCCGTTCACGGCCGCGAAAATCCAGACGGTGCTCACCATCGCCATTGCATTTCTGACGATTGCCGCAGCCAGTGTGCCGATCTTCCTTCGCTGGGCGCAGGGCATATTCCAGCCCCTCGAACGCATGAATGCGACGATCGCGAAGGTCGAGAGTGGCGATCTCCGCGCCCGAACCGGACCGGTGGACAGCCGCGACGAGATCGGCCGCGTCGCGGTTCATCTCGACAATCTGCTTGACCAGATCGAGCAGCGCGACCAGGAACTCAGGCAGTGGAACCAGGAATTGAATACGCGCGTCGACGAGCGCACGCGTGAACTTCAGCTTGCGAACCGGCGACTGGAGGCGACCACCAAGCAGCTGATCATGTCCGAAAAGCTCGCGGCGATCGGCGAGATCACCGCAGGCGTCGCCCACGAGATCAATAATCCCATCGCCGTCATGCAGGGCAATCTCGAAGTCATACGTTCGGTGATCGGAGAGCACGCGGAACTCGCCAGTACCGAGTTCCAGCTGCTCGACGAACAGATCCGCCGCATAAGCCAAATCGTCACCAAACTTCTGCAGTTCGCCAAGCCCGAGGAGTTTGCGGGCTTCGTCGAGCGATATCTACCCGGCAAGGTGATCGCCGATTGCCTGCCCCTCGTTAAGCACCTGCTCGCGAAGGCAGACATAGAGGTCAGGCTGGAGGACCAGGCAACGCGCTTTGTGTTCATGAACCGCACGGAGCTTCAACAGGTCATGGTCAATCTCATAGTGAATGCCATCCATGCCATGCCAGACGGCGGCACGCTGACGCTATCTGCCCGTGATGCGGACTGGGATAGGTCCAGTGGCGTCGAGATCGTGGTGCGTGACACGGGCGTCGGCATGGAACAGGACGTAGCGGCAAGAGTTTTCGATCCGTTCTTTACAACCAAGCGTCAGGACGGAACTGGGCTCGGACTTTCGATCAGCCAGACGCTTGTGACGCGCCAAGGCGGTTCGATCTCAGTCGAAACAGGCCCCGGCAAAGGCGCCGCCTTCAGCATTTGGCTCCCCGAAGCAGCCTAG
- a CDS encoding OFA family MFS transporter → MTTTTDTMPGSYAGGILDRERIIARPGFNRWLAPPAALAIHLCIGMAYGFSVFWLPLTKAIGISQSVACADLNLLTALFTTTCDWRVADLGWIYTLFFVLLGSAAAIWGGWLEHAGPRKAGFVSALCWCGGIAVAAVGVITHQLWLMWLGAGMIGGVGLGLGYISPVSTLIKWFPDRRGMATGMAIMGFGGGAMIGAPLADILMNFFKTPDSVGVWQTFFVMAAIYFVFMMGGAFAYRIPPAGWRPDGWTPPASAKKAMITSHHVHLRDAHKTRQFWLIWAVLCLNVSAGIGVIGMASPMLQEIFGGRLIGHSELTFTQLDDGQKTAVAAIAAGFAGLLSLFNIGGRFFWASLSDRIGRKNTYYCFFVLGVVLYTLAPSAAHLGSQSLFVGIFCVILSMYGGGFSTIPAYLADIFGTQFVGAIHGRLLTAWATAGIIGPVVVNYIREFQIAAGIPREQVYDFTMYILAGMLVLGLIANALVGPLHQKWYMKSEEVAALQAKSAAARAGPVGSFGISKGGLDAKAILAWAVVGIPILWGVWMTLQKTAALF, encoded by the coding sequence ATGACCACAACGACAGACACGATGCCCGGCTCCTATGCCGGCGGCATTCTGGACCGTGAGCGGATAATCGCTCGGCCCGGCTTCAATCGCTGGCTGGCTCCGCCAGCAGCGCTCGCAATCCACCTGTGCATCGGCATGGCCTACGGCTTCAGCGTTTTCTGGTTGCCGCTCACCAAGGCGATCGGCATCAGTCAATCCGTCGCATGCGCCGATCTCAACCTGCTGACGGCGCTGTTCACGACGACCTGCGACTGGCGCGTCGCCGATCTCGGATGGATTTATACGCTGTTTTTCGTTCTGTTGGGCTCTGCCGCGGCAATCTGGGGCGGCTGGCTGGAGCATGCCGGGCCGCGCAAGGCAGGCTTTGTATCTGCACTCTGCTGGTGCGGCGGCATTGCCGTGGCTGCCGTGGGCGTAATAACGCACCAGCTCTGGCTGATGTGGCTCGGGGCGGGCATGATCGGCGGTGTCGGACTCGGTCTGGGTTACATTTCGCCGGTTTCCACGCTGATCAAGTGGTTCCCAGACAGGCGCGGCATGGCGACAGGCATGGCGATCATGGGTTTCGGCGGCGGGGCGATGATCGGCGCACCACTCGCCGACATCCTGATGAACTTCTTCAAGACGCCCGACTCAGTCGGTGTCTGGCAGACCTTCTTCGTCATGGCGGCGATTTATTTCGTGTTTATGATGGGCGGTGCCTTCGCCTACCGCATCCCGCCCGCGGGCTGGCGTCCTGACGGCTGGACGCCACCGGCTTCGGCCAAGAAGGCAATGATCACGTCGCACCATGTGCACCTTCGCGACGCCCATAAGACCCGCCAGTTCTGGCTGATTTGGGCGGTGCTCTGCCTGAACGTCTCGGCCGGCATCGGCGTGATCGGCATGGCGTCGCCGATGTTGCAGGAGATCTTCGGCGGACGGCTGATCGGCCACTCGGAACTTACCTTCACGCAGCTCGACGATGGCCAGAAGACGGCGGTTGCCGCAATCGCCGCAGGTTTTGCAGGCCTGCTGTCGCTCTTCAACATCGGCGGCCGTTTCTTCTGGGCTTCACTCTCCGACAGGATCGGGCGGAAGAACACCTATTACTGTTTCTTTGTTCTCGGCGTGGTGCTCTACACATTGGCGCCGTCTGCTGCACATCTTGGCAGTCAATCGCTCTTCGTCGGTATTTTCTGCGTCATCCTGTCCATGTATGGCGGAGGTTTCTCGACGATCCCGGCATATCTCGCGGATATTTTCGGCACCCAGTTCGTGGGCGCGATCCATGGCCGGTTGCTGACCGCCTGGGCGACGGCTGGCATCATCGGGCCGGTCGTGGTGAATTACATCCGCGAGTTCCAAATCGCCGCCGGCATTCCGCGCGAGCAGGTCTATGACTTCACCATGTATATTCTCGCCGGAATGCTGGTGCTTGGTCTCATCGCCAACGCTCTGGTCGGGCCTCTGCATCAGAAGTGGTATATGAAATCGGAAGAGGTCGCAGCCTTGCAGGCGAAATCGGCTGCCGCGCGGGCCGGCCCCGTCGGATCGTTCGGGATAAGCAAGGGCGGACTCGACGCCAAGGCGATCCTTGCCTGGGCAGTCGTCGGCATCCCGATCCTTTGGGGCGTCTGGATGACTCTTCAGAAAACCGCGGCGTTGTTCTGA
- a CDS encoding 3-keto-5-aminohexanoate cleavage protein: protein MTSPDPTTPNDLAPVVIAVAPNGGRRSKADHRALPLTPDELAETAAGCLETGACMIHTHVHDKDGRHLLDAEAYRAAIAAIRAAVGDRLVVQITTEALGVYRPAEQTEVVRKVRPEAVSLALRELLPDESHEAGFAQFLGWLRREKIVPQIILYTPEEAVSLAALKARGLIPFDNIPVLYVLGRYTAEQRSAPTDLLPFLAPGMPCFAHWSVCAFGSRETACVTAGALLGGHVRVGFENNLWLPDGSLAPDNAALIATSHAALRACGLAIADADRLRHTWSASW from the coding sequence ATGACTTCACCTGATCCGACCACGCCCAACGATCTTGCGCCAGTCGTCATCGCTGTCGCGCCTAATGGCGGCCGCCGCAGCAAAGCCGACCATCGGGCCCTGCCGCTGACGCCAGATGAGCTCGCAGAGACCGCGGCGGGATGCCTCGAAACCGGCGCGTGCATGATCCACACCCATGTGCACGACAAGGACGGCCGGCACCTGCTGGATGCCGAGGCCTACCGCGCGGCGATCGCCGCAATTCGCGCGGCCGTGGGAGACCGGCTCGTCGTCCAGATCACCACCGAGGCACTCGGCGTCTACCGGCCGGCCGAGCAGACGGAGGTCGTGCGCAAGGTGCGGCCGGAGGCCGTGTCGCTTGCGCTAAGGGAACTGCTGCCGGATGAAAGCCACGAGGCTGGCTTTGCGCAGTTTCTGGGGTGGCTTCGCCGGGAGAAGATCGTCCCACAGATCATTCTCTACACGCCGGAGGAAGCGGTTTCGCTCGCGGCGCTGAAAGCGCGCGGCCTGATCCCGTTCGACAACATCCCGGTGCTCTACGTTCTCGGCCGCTATACCGCCGAGCAAAGATCGGCACCAACCGATCTCCTGCCGTTCCTGGCACCCGGCATGCCCTGTTTTGCACACTGGAGCGTATGCGCCTTCGGCTCTCGGGAGACCGCTTGCGTGACGGCTGGTGCTTTATTGGGCGGACACGTCCGGGTCGGCTTCGAGAACAATCTCTGGCTGCCGGACGGTTCGCTGGCGCCTGACAACGCCGCCCTTATCGCGACGAGCCATGCGGCCCTGCGCGCCTGTGGGCTCGCCATCGCGGATGCCGATCGATTGCGTCACACGTGGTCAGCGTCGTGGTGA
- a CDS encoding aspartate aminotransferase family protein, with amino-acid sequence MTRILHRQIHAKLPTARGGQGVHLFDTDGRSYIDASGGAAVSCLGHGHPDVTAALHAQADRLAYAHTSFFTNEPAEALAERLIASAPEGISHAYFVSGGSEAIEAALKMARQYFVETGQAGRRNIIARRQSYHGNTLGALATGGNEMRRTQFRPLLIETHHIDPCFAYRFQEAGETDERYAARAAQALEDKVRELGPETVMAFVAEPVVGATAGAVPSVADYFQRIRAICDRYGIILVLDEVMCGMGRTGTLHASAQDGIAPDLMTIAKGLGGGYQPIGAVLLSQRIFDAFANGSGLFQHGHTYICHPMACAAALAVQEVIARDNLLANVKTMGAHLSRRLGERFGNHPHVGDIRGRGLFMGVELVEDRSTKAPFEAELKLHARVKREAMARGLLVYPGGGTIDGVHGDHVLIAPPFIIDAATVDTVVERLGEAIDAATAA; translated from the coding sequence ATGACACGAATCCTGCACCGCCAGATCCATGCGAAACTGCCGACGGCCCGCGGCGGCCAGGGCGTCCACCTCTTCGACACGGACGGGCGATCCTATATCGACGCGTCCGGCGGCGCGGCGGTGTCCTGCCTCGGCCACGGCCATCCCGACGTGACTGCCGCTCTGCACGCGCAGGCCGACAGACTTGCCTATGCCCATACGAGCTTCTTCACCAACGAGCCTGCCGAGGCACTGGCCGAACGGCTGATCGCGAGCGCGCCGGAAGGCATCAGCCACGCCTATTTCGTATCCGGCGGTTCGGAGGCGATCGAAGCCGCGCTGAAAATGGCACGGCAGTATTTCGTCGAAACCGGCCAGGCGGGACGGCGCAACATCATCGCACGGCGCCAGAGCTATCACGGCAACACGCTGGGTGCGCTCGCCACCGGCGGCAATGAAATGCGCCGCACGCAATTTCGTCCACTGCTGATCGAAACGCATCATATCGACCCTTGTTTCGCATACCGTTTCCAGGAGGCGGGCGAGACGGACGAAAGATATGCCGCCCGCGCCGCGCAGGCGCTGGAAGACAAGGTCCGCGAACTTGGCCCCGAAACCGTGATGGCTTTCGTCGCGGAGCCGGTGGTCGGTGCCACCGCCGGTGCGGTGCCATCGGTTGCGGATTATTTCCAGCGCATCCGCGCCATCTGCGACCGCTACGGCATCATTCTGGTCCTCGACGAGGTGATGTGCGGCATGGGCCGGACCGGGACGCTTCACGCCAGCGCGCAGGACGGCATCGCCCCCGATTTGATGACGATCGCCAAGGGGCTCGGCGGCGGCTACCAGCCTATCGGCGCGGTGCTGCTCAGCCAGCGGATTTTCGACGCCTTTGCCAACGGCTCGGGCCTGTTCCAGCATGGCCATACCTACATCTGCCATCCAATGGCTTGCGCCGCGGCACTGGCCGTGCAGGAGGTGATTGCGCGCGACAATCTGCTCGCCAACGTCAAGACGATGGGTGCGCATCTCTCGCGGCGGCTGGGTGAACGCTTCGGTAATCATCCGCATGTCGGCGACATTCGCGGACGCGGTCTGTTCATGGGCGTCGAACTGGTCGAGGATCGTTCGACCAAGGCGCCGTTCGAAGCTGAGCTCAAACTTCACGCACGGGTGAAGCGCGAAGCAATGGCGCGCGGTTTGCTGGTCTACCCGGGCGGAGGCACCATTGACGGCGTGCATGGCGATCACGTTCTCATCGCGCCGCCCTTCATCATCGACGCGGCGACGGTCGACACCGTCGTCGAGCGGCTGGGCGAAGCGATCGATGCGGCTACTGCCGCATAG
- a CDS encoding MurR/RpiR family transcriptional regulator has protein sequence MSFDAVQARILAEIPDLSSELRKAARFLVDHPDEVALVSMRVLASRSEVTPTTFVRLARRLGFGDWAALRKPFENRLRSGNAPFAARADALVLRGPEAIFAESLRTNSANLTAAEAANDGKEIARACAILERAQRIRVAGFRSCRAPAHAFVYLCRMFRRDITLLGSDGGALEAELAALGRKEAVVVIGFTPYSRELGPVVEAAQRHGVPIVAIADSMAAPIARHAEVTLRFSTDSPSFFPSVAAALAIVEALAATMLARSGPAAAARVRDTELELQALGAYLPE, from the coding sequence ATGAGTTTTGATGCTGTGCAGGCGCGCATCCTGGCTGAGATCCCCGATTTGAGTTCGGAACTGCGCAAGGCGGCCCGGTTTCTCGTCGATCATCCGGATGAGGTGGCTCTGGTATCGATGCGCGTGCTGGCGTCGCGCTCGGAGGTGACGCCGACGACCTTTGTCCGGCTGGCGCGGCGTCTCGGCTTCGGCGATTGGGCGGCGCTTCGCAAACCTTTCGAGAACCGGCTTCGTTCCGGCAATGCTCCATTCGCGGCCAGGGCAGATGCTCTGGTTTTGCGCGGCCCGGAAGCAATCTTCGCCGAATCGCTTCGGACCAACTCGGCCAATCTGACGGCAGCCGAGGCCGCCAACGACGGCAAGGAGATTGCGAGGGCCTGCGCGATCCTGGAACGGGCGCAGCGCATCCGCGTAGCCGGCTTCCGGAGTTGCCGCGCTCCGGCTCACGCTTTTGTCTATCTCTGCCGGATGTTCCGGCGCGACATCACGCTGCTCGGCAGCGACGGCGGGGCGCTGGAGGCGGAACTTGCGGCGCTGGGCAGGAAGGAGGCGGTCGTCGTGATCGGTTTCACGCCTTACTCGCGTGAACTCGGGCCGGTCGTGGAAGCCGCGCAGCGGCACGGAGTCCCGATTGTCGCGATAGCCGACAGCATGGCCGCCCCGATCGCTCGGCATGCCGAGGTCACTCTGCGCTTTTCGACGGACAGTCCGTCGTTCTTTCCATCGGTCGCCGCGGCACTGGCGATCGTCGAGGCCTTGGCGGCAACGATGCTTGCGCGCAGCGGCCCTGCCGCCGCGGCCCGGGTACGGGATACCGAACTGGAGCTCCAGGCCCTCGGGGCCTACCTGCCGGAATAA